One region of Chlorobiota bacterium genomic DNA includes:
- a CDS encoding lytic murein transglycosylase gives MPLPAQTTNDSLAVRVETITTKAGSSFTVEHVNGVDPRYERLIKRLVADGWDEATVRSCFSDPRTVFIPKLTVIGPKKKVNSKGWYTWVNTAESAQACREFMEKYGDILKAAETTYGVDAQVIAALLRCETQHGTVTGNYHVFSVYASTALVGDSDYLSRNISKATNDYGNTKSGRQQAAAQEEYIRARSAKKSSWAYRELGNLLKMQKAGHVDMLSIYGSWAGAFGWGQFLPSSYLSRAVDGNGDTRIDLYTPHDAIFSVANYLDKAGFKSGNEASIKKALRNYNNSTDYVNAIYGLSRRLQSNEG, from the coding sequence ATGCCACTTCCAGCACAAACCACCAACGACTCGTTAGCCGTACGGGTGGAGACGATCACGACCAAAGCAGGGTCGTCGTTTACGGTTGAGCATGTGAACGGCGTGGACCCACGCTACGAACGCCTTATCAAACGGCTTGTGGCTGATGGATGGGACGAGGCCACCGTCCGCAGCTGCTTCAGCGACCCGCGCACGGTTTTTATCCCAAAGCTGACGGTGATTGGCCCAAAGAAAAAGGTCAACAGCAAAGGATGGTACACGTGGGTGAACACCGCCGAATCGGCCCAAGCCTGCCGCGAGTTTATGGAGAAGTATGGCGACATCCTGAAAGCCGCCGAGACCACCTACGGCGTTGATGCCCAGGTGATTGCGGCCCTGCTTCGCTGCGAGACCCAACACGGAACCGTCACGGGCAATTACCACGTGTTTAGCGTTTATGCCTCCACCGCGTTGGTGGGCGATTCCGATTATCTCAGCCGGAATATCAGCAAAGCGACCAACGATTACGGGAACACAAAATCAGGGCGGCAGCAAGCGGCAGCGCAGGAGGAGTATATCCGCGCACGCTCGGCAAAGAAATCAAGCTGGGCCTACCGCGAACTGGGCAACCTTCTGAAAATGCAGAAGGCCGGCCATGTGGATATGCTTTCGATTTATGGCTCGTGGGCCGGCGCGTTCGGTTGGGGCCAGTTCCTCCCTTCCTCCTACCTTAGCCGCGCCGTTGATGGAAACGGCGACACACGGATTGACCTGTACACCCCTCACGATGCCATCTTCTCAGTTGCCAATTACTTGGATAAAGCCGGCTTCAAAAGCGGCAACGAAGCAAGCATCAAAAAAGCATTGCGGAACTACAACAACTCAACCGACTACGTCAACGCCATCTACGGGCTTTCGCGGCGGTTGCAATCCAACGAAGGATAG